The genomic interval AAACTCTACTAAAAAATAATTAAGGAGCGGTCAATGCCGCCCCTACGCTTTTTTGTTCTCCCAATATTTTGTTGCACTATCATATATATGGTCTAAAGACATATCTTCGAATATTTCTTTTTCAATTTCTAAATAATCTTCATTTCCATATTCATCAATTTGTCTTATGAATCTCAAAAACCCTGAATATCCCAATTCTCTAATAAGTGCTTTGGAACCCTTTTCAATTATTTCTTTATCAGTAAACTTACTCTTTTCATTCGATAACATCAATAAGCATCTCCTTTCTAATAAAATCCATTGGATTAAATAATTTTATATGGTCCAATTCTTTATCTAATCTATTGCCAATTATGGTTGCAATTAACTTATCATCGGATGTTATGAAATAGTCGCATTTGCCATATACTGAAGAAGCTAAATGTAATGCGTCCTTTTCCTTTGCATTGGATTTAGCCATAATTGATTTCGCCAATTTTCTAATTTCTTCACTTGGTTCTATAGTATACTTAGCCAGTGTAGAAAGTGTTTTTATATATGTTTTTCTATTATTATACGGGTTCATACTATTTCCAAATTCAAGTATAAAAGACCAAACCAATTCATATTTTTCTTTCTCAATAAGCTCAAAAATTATATCTATAGCCATTGTTTCAAACCTTATTCTCATTTGAGTCTGATCATCAAAAACTCTATTGTATATATTCATATCAAAATAGATTTTCATATTTCTTCTCTCCAGTTATTATCAACTATTTTCTATATTTAAATTATATCATAATTTGTAATTTCATATACATATATATTCAGAGCTATACTAAAAAATAATTAGAGCGGTCAATTGTAAACTCATTCATCTTCCTCCTCTACCATACAACGCTTTGACCCTCACCTCCTGGTTGTTAAGACACTTACATGTAAGTCATTTGCCAAGATTCGAATTTACATATAGCTATATATAAACACTATACTGTTGTCAATAGATAAAAAGTATAATATTTATATATAAAATTTTAAGTTTTTGATAGATTTGTTGTTACTCTTTCGAAGTATTAAATGAAGGAATAAATATCTACATGTAGAAATTTAATTTA from Sporanaerobacter acetigenes DSM 13106 carries:
- a CDS encoding twitching motility protein PilT; translation: MKIYFDMNIYNRVFDDQTQMRIRFETMAIDIIFELIEKEKYELVWSFILEFGNSMNPYNNRKTYIKTLSTLAKYTIEPSEEIRKLAKSIMAKSNAKEKDALHLASSVYGKCDYFITSDDKLIATIIGNRLDKELDHIKLFNPMDFIRKEMLIDVIE